The Streptomyces fungicidicus nucleotide sequence CGCGAGGCCATGGAGCGGCTGGAGCTGGTCCGCCTCGCCGAGGCCGACGACAGCGACGTCGAGGAGATCGACAACGCCGTCGCCGTGGAGACGGAGGCCGAGGAGAAGCCGACCCCGCTCGCCGTGCAGCGCAGGGAGGCGATCCTCGCGGCGCTCCGGGCGGCGGGCGCCTCCCGGGTGCTCGACCTCGGATGCGGACAGGGCCAGCTCGTCCAGGCCCTGCTGCGGGACCCGTCCTTCACCGAGGTCGTCGGCCTCGACGTGTCGGTGCGGGCGCTCACCATCGCCTCCCGGCGGCTGAAGCTGGACCGCATGGGGGAGCGGCAGGCGGCGCGTGTGAAGCTGCTCCAGGGCTCGCTCGCCTACACCGACAAACGGCTCAGGGGATACGACGCCGCGGTGCTCAGCGAGGTGATCGAGCACCTCGACCTGCCCCGGCTCCCCGCCCTGGAGTACGCGGTGTTCGGCGCCGCCCGCCCCCGCACCGTCCTCGTCACCACCCCCAACGTCGAGTACAACGTGCGCTGGGAGAGCCTGCCGGCCGGCCATGTCCGGCACGGCGACCACCGCTTCGAGTGGACCCGCGACGAGTTCCGCGCCTGGGCCCGCATGGTCGCCGAACGGCACGGCTACGACGTGGAGTTCGTCCCCGTGGGGCCGGACGACCCCGAGGTCGGGCCGCCCACCCAGATGGCCGTGTTCGTGACCGCGCAGGAGGCGAAGGCCGCATGACCACCGACAGCACCGCCGTGCGGGGCCGCGCCCTGCCCGTGACCGACCTCTCCCTCGTGGTGCTCGTCGGCGCCTCGGGATCGGGCAAGTCCACCTTCGCACGCCGTCACTTCAAGCCCACCGAGGTCATCTCCTCCGACTTCTGCCGGGGCCTGGTCTCCGACGACGAGAACGACCAGAGCGCGTCGCGCGACGCCTTCGACGTGCTGCACTACATCGCCGGCAAGCGCCTGGCGGCCGGCCGCCGCACCGTCGTCGACGCCACCAGCGTCCAGCCGGACGCCCGGCGTCAGCTCGTCGCCCTGGCGAAGGAGTACGACGTGCT carries:
- a CDS encoding 3' terminal RNA ribose 2'-O-methyltransferase Hen1, whose protein sequence is MFLTISTTGSAERPATDLGFLLHKHPEKAQRFSTSYGTAHVLYPEADAERCTAALLLEVDAVALVRRGKGKGRGGAPDAALAQYVNDRPYAASSLLAVALSAVFSSAMRGVCNARPELPGRPLPLRVEIPALPARGGPGLVGRLFEPLGWTVGAEPVALDGEFPQWGDSRYVRLVLEAETLTLAEALRHLYVLLPVLDDAKHYWVASDEVDKLLRAGAGWLPGHPEQRLITSRYLSRRWSLTREAMERLELVRLAEADDSDVEEIDNAVAVETEAEEKPTPLAVQRREAILAALRAAGASRVLDLGCGQGQLVQALLRDPSFTEVVGLDVSVRALTIASRRLKLDRMGERQAARVKLLQGSLAYTDKRLRGYDAAVLSEVIEHLDLPRLPALEYAVFGAARPRTVLVTTPNVEYNVRWESLPAGHVRHGDHRFEWTRDEFRAWARMVAERHGYDVEFVPVGPDDPEVGPPTQMAVFVTAQEAKAA